TCCGGTGAACGCACCGCGTTGCCCCGTACACAGCAATGCCCGCGACGGTCAAGGCCGTGTTGACGGCAACTACGGCAGCACCATCCATTACGAGCCGAACAGCTTCGGCCAATGGCAAGACCAAGCCCAATACGCCGAGCCGCCTTTGAAAATCAACGGTGATGCGGCACATTGGAACTACCGTGAAGACGACTCAGACTACTTCAGCCAACCGCGTGCCTTGTTCAACTTGATGAGTTGCGAACAAAAAGAAGCATTGTTCAAAAACACCGCTGCAGCCATGGGTGATGCGCCTGATTTCATCAAATACCGCCATATCCGCAACTGTAATGCCTGCGATCCTGCTTACGGTGAAGGCGTAGCCAAAGCTTTGGGCTTAAGCGTTGCTGATGCGATTGCCGCCCGCGAGAGCGACCCGGCTTTAGGCCAACCCGGACTTCTGTAATGTGGTTGGATATGAGTGAAACTTTGGCTGAAATCATCGACCGGGTTTCTAGAAAAAGCGGGCAAAAATAATCCTGCTGATGTATAAGCAGAATGCCTGTCTGAATACGTTCAGACAGGCATTTTTTATTATTGTGTATAGTTAAAACACTTAATTTTAGTAGCATTTCCGTCATACTTGGGCTTGGCCCGAGTATGACGAGCGTACTATTTTTTAATTTGATTAACTATAGTTGCTAGAAATGCCTGTCTGAAATGAAAGTTTTCAGACAGGCATTTCTATAACGACAAACTGTTTCTTAAGCGGCATGAACGGCCGGTTCTCGTCGCAGCAAGGTAATCAAATTGGTAATACGCTGCTTCATTTCCCTGCGGTCGACAATTTGATCGATCGCACCTTTTTCCAATAAGAATTCTGCACGCTGAAAGCCTTCGGGAAGGGTTTCGCGCACGGTTTGTTCAATTACACGCGGGCCTGCGAAACCGATCAGTGCACCCGGTTCGGCCAACACAACATCGCCCAAAAACGCGAAACTGGCAGACACGCCGCCCATGGTCGGGTCGGTGAGCACGGAAATAAAAGGCAAGCCTTTTTCCGTGAGCAGGTGCAAAGAAGCGCTGGTTTTGGTCATCTGCATCAACGAACTCAAACCTTCCTGCATACGCGCGCCGCCGCTGGCGGAAACACAGATAAAGCTGCAATGGTCGGCCACGGCGCGGCGCACACCTTCTACAAAACGCTCGCCCACCACGGAACCCATCGAGCCGCCGATAAAACGGAATTCAAACGCGGCAACCACAACGGGATGGCCGTTCATCGTCCCTTTCATTACCACCAGCGCGTCATCTTCGTTGGTCAGTTTTTTGGCGGCGGAAAGGCGGTCGGGATATTTTTTGCTGTCTTTGAATTTCAGAATATCGGTGGGTTTCACATTGGCGGCGATTTCTTCACGGCCTTCTGCATCCAGCAGCAAATCCAGCCGCTCGCGCGCGGTCATGGCATTGTGGTGATTGCATTTCGGGCACACGTTTTGGTTTTGCGCCAAATCGGTGGCATATAAGGTTGCGGAACAAGACGGGCATTTATGCCACAGGCCTTCGGGAATACCCGATTTGCCGTTTTCGTCTTTTTTAATTTTGGGCGGAAGAATTTTATCCAGCCAGCTCATGGTCGACTCCTTGAATGTGTTCAGACAGGCATTGGCCTATCCGCAATGTATTAGTAGTAATCCGTGATATGGGAATATTGCTGCAACACTTTGCTGATTCGGGCGTTGCCTTGATATTTACGGATAAGTTTCGGTATTGCTTACCGGCCGCGGCGCAGACTCTTTGTGCTGTATTTGCGATGCGGCGTTGCTCTTTTTGAGGTAAATCAGGATCAAATTCTCCGACGAAGTGTTCGCAATCTTCAGCATGTTTAATGAAAACAGCCACTTCACGCGGATAAGATATATGGGGTTCAGCCTTAGAAACAGGCAATATAGCCAGCAAAAGCAGGATTGGCAATTGTTTTTTCATAACTGCTCCGGCGTTACAGCGCCGCTTTGAGCTCTTTAACCAACGCGCCGACTGCTTCGGCCTCTTTACCCGGATGATGCTCGATTTCTTTCACAATCCTGCTGCCGACAATCACGGCATCGGCAATTTGGCTGATTTTTCGGGCGCTTTCGGTGTCGTTGATACCGAAACCCACGCCAATCGGAATGGAGATGTATTTACGCAATACGGCAATTTTTTCAGCCACAGCTTCCGTATCAAGCGCGGCGGAGCCGGTTACGCCTTTGAGCGACACATAATAAACGAAGCCGCCCGCATGTTCGGCAATGGCTTGGATACGCACTTCGCCGGTGGTTGGCGCAATCAGAAAAATGCAGTCTATGCCCTCGTCTTCCAACACATGCTGTAAGGGGGCAATGGTTTCAACCGGATCGTCTACGGTCAACACGCCGTCCACTCCGGCGGCTTTAGCTGCACGGGCAAATTCGGCATAGCCCATTCTGTGTATGGGGTTCAGATAGCCCATCAAAACCACGGGCGTGGTTTGGTTGGTTTGGCGGAACTCTGCCACGGCAGCCAATACGTCTTTCAACGAAACACCGTTGGCCAATGCTCGCTCTGCGGCACGTTGAATGGTAGGGCCGTCGGCCATCGGGTCGGAAAAAGGCACGCCCAGCTCGAGGATGTCTGCCCCGTTTGCCGCCATGCTGTGCATCATGCCGACGGTGGCGGCCAAGTCAGGATCACCGGCTGTGATGTAGGTAATCAGGGCTTTTTTGCCGTTTAAAGCGGAGAAAGTGGTTGAGATTCTGCTCATGTGGATTTCCGGATTTGATGTTTTCAGACAGGCATCAGCATGTCAAACTTTATTATATGCCTGTCTGAAAATTTCTACCAATAGGGTTTAGTTTTTCAACGATTGCACCGGCGCCGGAATCCGCCCGCCGCGGTTGACAAACACTTCGCAAGAGCCTGATTTCACCGGCATAATCGGCGCATAACCGAGCAGCCCGCCGAATTCCACGCTTTCGCCCACATCTTTGCCCGGCACGGGAATAATGCGTACGGCGGTGGTTTTGCTGTTGATCATACCGATGGCTGCTTCATCGGCGATGATGCCGGAAATGGTGGCCGCACTTGTATGGCCGGGCACGGCAATCATGTCCAAGCCCACCGAACATACCGCAGTCATCGCTTCAAGCTTATCCAGCGTGAGTACGCCGGACTCTGCGGCGGCAATCATGCCTTCGTCTTCCGACACGGGAATAAACGCGCCGCTCAAGCCGCCAACTGCGGAAGAAGCCATCATGCCGCCTTTTTTCACCGCATCGTTGAGCAGCGCCAGCGCAGCGGTGGTGCCGTGAGTGCCGCACACGCTCAAGCCCATGGCTTCGAGAATGCGCGCCACGGAATCGCCCACTGCCGGCGTGGGCGCGAGCGATAAATCGAGAATACCGAAAGGAATGCCCAAACGCCGTGCGGCTTCATGACCGATTAATTCGCCCACGCGGGTGATTTTAAACGCGGTTTTTTTCACGATTTCGGCGATTTCGGTTAAATCTTTGCCTTCACAATCGGCCAACGCAGCCTGCACCACACCGGGGCCGGACACACCCACGTTCAGCATGACATCGCCTTCACCTGCACCGTGAAATGCGCCTGCCATAAAGGGGTTGTCGTCCACAGCATTGCAAAACACCACGATTTTGGCGCAGCCGAAGCCTTCGGGCGTGATCTCGGCCGTGCGCTTGATGGTTTCACCCATCAGCTTCACGGCGTCCATATTGATGCCCGCACGGGTGCTGCCGATATTGACCGAACTGCACACAATATCCGTGGTTTTCATGGCTTCGGGAATCGAACGTATCAACACTTCGCCCGAAGGTGTCAGCCCTTTGGGCGCGAGCGTAGAAAAGCCGCCGATAAAAGATACGCCGATGGCCTTAGCGGCTTTATCCAGTGTTTGTGCCACACTTACATAAGAATCCGCTCCGGTAGCCGCGGCAATTTGGGCAATCGGGGTGACGGAAATGCGCTGGTTAACAATCGGCACGCCGTATTTGGCGGATAGGTATTGCGCGGTAGCAACCAAATCTTTGCCGACGCGGGTGATTTTATTGTAGATATTTTGATTGAGCGTATCGAGGTTGGGGCTGATACAGTCGTGCAGGTCTATGCCGATGGTTAAGGTGCGCACGTCGAAATTCTGGTCGGAAACCATGCGCACGGTTTCTAAAATCTCGCTGGATTGGATACTCATGATTCAGGCGGCCTTTCAGATGCGGTGCATGGCGTTGAACAAATCTTCGTTTTGCATGCGTATGTCAAGCGCGAGCTTTCGGCCTTCTTCGGCAAACAAATCCAGCATTTCCCGGCGTGATTTGGGGCATTGTTCGGTGTCGGCCAAAATAATCATGGTAAAAAAACCAC
This portion of the Neisseria canis genome encodes:
- the accD gene encoding acetyl-CoA carboxylase, carboxyltransferase subunit beta; translated protein: MSWLDKILPPKIKKDENGKSGIPEGLWHKCPSCSATLYATDLAQNQNVCPKCNHHNAMTARERLDLLLDAEGREEIAANVKPTDILKFKDSKKYPDRLSAAKKLTNEDDALVVMKGTMNGHPVVVAAFEFRFIGGSMGSVVGERFVEGVRRAVADHCSFICVSASGGARMQEGLSSLMQMTKTSASLHLLTEKGLPFISVLTDPTMGGVSASFAFLGDVVLAEPGALIGFAGPRVIEQTVRETLPEGFQRAEFLLEKGAIDQIVDRREMKQRITNLITLLRREPAVHAA
- the trpA gene encoding tryptophan synthase subunit alpha, with amino-acid sequence MSRISTTFSALNGKKALITYITAGDPDLAATVGMMHSMAANGADILELGVPFSDPMADGPTIQRAAERALANGVSLKDVLAAVAEFRQTNQTTPVVLMGYLNPIHRMGYAEFARAAKAAGVDGVLTVDDPVETIAPLQHVLEDEGIDCIFLIAPTTGEVRIQAIAEHAGGFVYYVSLKGVTGSAALDTEAVAEKIAVLRKYISIPIGVGFGINDTESARKISQIADAVIVGSRIVKEIEHHPGKEAEAVGALVKELKAAL
- a CDS encoding PFL family protein; its protein translation is MSIQSSEILETVRMVSDQNFDVRTLTIGIDLHDCISPNLDTLNQNIYNKITRVGKDLVATAQYLSAKYGVPIVNQRISVTPIAQIAAATGADSYVSVAQTLDKAAKAIGVSFIGGFSTLAPKGLTPSGEVLIRSIPEAMKTTDIVCSSVNIGSTRAGINMDAVKLMGETIKRTAEITPEGFGCAKIVVFCNAVDDNPFMAGAFHGAGEGDVMLNVGVSGPGVVQAALADCEGKDLTEIAEIVKKTAFKITRVGELIGHEAARRLGIPFGILDLSLAPTPAVGDSVARILEAMGLSVCGTHGTTAALALLNDAVKKGGMMASSAVGGLSGAFIPVSEDEGMIAAAESGVLTLDKLEAMTAVCSVGLDMIAVPGHTSAATISGIIADEAAIGMINSKTTAVRIIPVPGKDVGESVEFGGLLGYAPIMPVKSGSCEVFVNRGGRIPAPVQSLKN
- a CDS encoding ACT domain-containing protein; its protein translation is MSHSVITVIGKDRIGIVYDVSKLLAENRINIVNISQQLMGGFFTMIILADTEQCPKSRREMLDLFAEEGRKLALDIRMQNEDLFNAMHRI